In a single window of the Branchiostoma floridae strain S238N-H82 chromosome 2, Bfl_VNyyK, whole genome shotgun sequence genome:
- the LOC118432641 gene encoding collagen and calcium-binding EGF domain-containing protein 1-like yields MRSAGRLFRSWDASLVIFLATWLLPSAHVQSMSYFDEETFDSDPDHLRCPEDKIITEVYPCADRDGNKVAKCFRRRCCPGYHYVLGRCVSEDMDVCADSPCEQQCTNNFGRVLCTCYPGYQLDKQRYLAGKKPYCIDLNECEFENGGCSQLCVNTEGSYRCACKQDYRLANDSKTCVQTGNGSSPLSA; encoded by the exons ATGCGCTCCGCTGGACGACTGTTTCGGAGCTGGGACGCGTCTTTGGTGATATTTCTGGCAACTTGGTTGCTCCCTTCCGCACACGTGCAGTCGATGTCTTATTTTGATGAGGAGACCTTTGACAG TGATCCTGATCATCTGAGATGCCCAGAGGATAAGATCATCACGGAGGTGTATCCATGTGCAGACAGGGACGGCAACAAAGTGGCAAAATGTTTCAG GCGCAGGTGCTGCCCGGGTTATCACTACGTGCTCGGACGCTGCGTGTCTGAAG ACATGGATGTGTGCGCAGACTCCCCCTGTGAGCAGCAGTGCACCAACAACTTCGGGCGTGTCCTCTGCACCTGTTACCCCGGATACCAGCTGGACAAGCAGCGCTACCTAGCGGGAAAGAAACCATACTGCATCG ACCTGAACGAGTGCGAGTTTGAGAACGGCGGCTGCAGCCAGCTGTGCGTCAACACGGAGGGGAGTTACAGGTGTGCGTGTAAGCAGGACTACCGGCTCGCCAACGACAGCAAGACATGCGTTCAAACAggtaacggtagttcacctttatccgcatga